One window of Mangrovibacterium diazotrophicum genomic DNA carries:
- a CDS encoding polyprenyl synthetase family protein, with protein MNETTDRLKALQTQLIDHLSTEAKNIGETGPVNLYQPIEYTLNMGGKRLRPVMVLLANELFGGNPEDAMNAALAVEIFHNFTLLHDDIMDNADMRRNKPSVHKKYSENIAILSGDAMSIMAYRYLLKTKAARLNEIISLFTETAIEVCEGQQYDMDFENRLDVTVEEYLEMIRLKTAVLLACSFKMGALSANASNSDAENIYQFGINLGLAFQLQDDLLDCYADQDKFGKRIGGDIVANKKTFLLINAMELASEKLKPKLTDWLQQDSFDEQEKIAAVKAIYQETGVKEICEKAINDYYNKALISLEQIGIDENKKTILQLLAKSIMEREH; from the coding sequence ATGAACGAAACAACGGATCGTCTAAAAGCACTTCAAACACAATTAATCGACCATCTTTCAACCGAAGCCAAGAACATTGGTGAAACAGGTCCGGTTAATTTATACCAACCCATTGAATATACGTTGAACATGGGCGGCAAGCGCCTTCGCCCTGTTATGGTTTTGCTGGCAAACGAGCTGTTTGGCGGAAACCCGGAAGATGCCATGAACGCTGCACTGGCGGTGGAGATTTTTCACAACTTCACGCTCCTGCACGACGACATCATGGACAATGCCGACATGCGCCGCAACAAGCCTTCAGTTCATAAAAAATACAGTGAGAACATCGCCATCCTATCCGGAGACGCCATGTCGATAATGGCCTACCGTTACCTGCTAAAAACAAAAGCAGCAAGACTGAACGAGATCATCAGCCTGTTTACCGAAACAGCCATCGAGGTATGTGAAGGGCAGCAGTATGATATGGATTTCGAGAATCGTCTGGATGTTACGGTTGAAGAATACCTGGAAATGATCCGACTGAAAACAGCAGTATTATTGGCCTGCAGTTTCAAAATGGGAGCCCTCTCTGCGAACGCCAGCAATTCAGATGCTGAGAACATCTACCAATTTGGCATCAATTTAGGACTGGCCTTCCAACTGCAGGATGATTTGCTGGATTGCTATGCCGATCAGGACAAATTCGGCAAACGGATTGGCGGCGACATCGTTGCCAATAAAAAGACATTCCTGCTGATCAACGCCATGGAACTGGCAAGCGAAAAACTGAAGCCGAAATTGACCGATTGGCTGCAACAGGACTCCTTCGACGAACAGGAGAAAATAGCAGCTGTGAAGGCAATTTATCAAGAAACCGGGGTGAAGGAAATTTGCGAAAAAGCCATAAACGATTATTACAATAAAGCCTTGATCTCGCTGGAACAAATCGGGATCGACGAAAACAAGAAAACAATTCTTCAACTACTGGCAAAATCCATCATGGAACGTGAACATTAA